One genomic window of Mesoplodon densirostris isolate mMesDen1 chromosome 14, mMesDen1 primary haplotype, whole genome shotgun sequence includes the following:
- the LOC132501774 gene encoding large ribosomal subunit protein eL27-like — MGKFMKPRKVVLVLAGRYSGRKAVIVKNIDDGTSDRPYSHALVAGIDCYPCKVTAAMGKKKIAKRSKIKSFVKVYNYNHLMPTRYSVDIPLDKTVVNKDVFRDPALKRKVRREAKVKFEERYKTGKNKWFFQKLRF; from the coding sequence ATGGGCAAGTTCATGAAACCCAGGAAGGTGGTGCTGGTCCTGGCCGGTCGCTACTCCGGACGCAAAGCGGTCATCGTGAAGAACATTGATGATGGCACCTCAGACCGACCCTACAGCCATGCTCTGGTGGCTGGAATTGATTGCTATCCCTGCAAAGTGACAGCTGCCATGGGCAAGAAGAAAATTGCCAAGAGGTCAAAGATCAAGTCTTTCGTGAAAGTTTATAATTATAATCACCTCATGCCCACAAGGTACTCTGTGGATATCCCCTTGGACAAAACTGTTGTCAACAAGGATGTCTTCAGAGACCCTGCTCTCAAACGCAAGGTCCGACGAGAGGCCAAGGTCAAGTTTGAGGAGAGATACAAGACCGGCAAGAACAAATGGTTCTTTCAGAAGCTGCGGTTTTAG